One part of the Pristiophorus japonicus isolate sPriJap1 chromosome 21, sPriJap1.hap1, whole genome shotgun sequence genome encodes these proteins:
- the LOC139233998 gene encoding interferon alpha-21-like, with protein sequence MLFPSVGRLWILLALLPGTLSQDCQRLRLLEEINNEALHVLREMGKPFPLQCLSERASLSNNSLNIHQLSNRVQSQDRIQIVHQTLRHLTKIYSMNLGSVTWSRDKVETFRLLLDGQVGELEECVRKPGSDSRPRRFSSINKYFKKLRMFLEQKTFSDCAWEIVRVETRARLQQIRTIMGNIRRDFP encoded by the exons ATGCTTTTTCCGAGTGTCGGGAGACTCTGGATTTTGTTAGCCTTGTTGCCCGGGACCCTGAGCCAGGACTGCCAGAGGCTGCGGTTACTTGAAGAGATTAATAATGAGGCTCTCCACGTCCTGCGTGAAATG GGAAAGCCCTTTCCACTCCAGTGTCTATCAGAAAGGGCATCACTGAGCAACAATTCCCTGAACATACACCAGCTCAGCAACAGGGTACAG AGCCAGGACAGGATCCAGATTGTCCATCAAACACTGCGTCACCTCACTAAGATCTACAGCATGAACCTGGGTTCGGTCACATGGTCCCGGGACAAAGTGGAAACCTTCCGTCTGCTCCTGGATGGGCAGGTCGGGGAGCTGGAAGAATGTGTCCGGAAACCGGGCTCAGACTCCAGGCCGAGGAGATTCTCCTCCATTAACAAAtactttaagaaactgagaatgttTCTCGAACAGAAG ACATTCAGTGACTGCGCCTGGGAAATAGTCCGCGTTGAGACCAGGGCCCGTTTACAACAGATTCGTACCATAATGGGGAACATTAGAAGAGATTTTCCATAG
- the LOC139233999 gene encoding interferon alpha-21-like — MALSSVWRCCVVLVLLLGTLSLGCERLQLQQILNTHTLSKLNEMGGRIPRQCVRERLSLKTKPLNLVKLSEGLPSQDRIQIVHQTLRHLTKIYSMNLGSVAWPRDKVETFRLLLNGQLGELEECVRKPGSVSRPRRNASIHKYFKKLRKFLKQKRFSYCAWEIIRAETRARLQQILFITAKIRREIQDFP; from the exons ATGGCTTTGTCGAGTGTTTGGAGATGTTGCGTTGTGTTGGTCTTGTTGCTCGGGACCCTGAGTTTGGGCTGTGAGAGGCTGCAGTTACAGCAAattctaaacacacacacactgagcaaaCTGAATGAAATG GGCGGTCGCATCCCCCGacagtgtgtaagagagagactcTCGCTGAAAACCAAGCCCTTGAATCTGGTGAAACTTTCGGAGGGATTGCCG AGCCAGGACAGGATCCAGATTGTCCATCAAACACTGCGTCACCTCACCAAGATCTACAGCATGAACCTGGGCTCAGTCGCATGGCCCCGGGACAAGGTGGAAACCTTCCGTCTTCTCCTGAATGGGCAGCTCGGGGAACTGGAAGAATGTGTCCGGAAACCGGGTTCAGTCTCCAGGCCAAGGAGAAACGCCTCCATTCACAAATACTTTAAGAAACTGAGAAAGTTTCTCAAACAGAAG AGATTCAGTTACTGCGCCTGGGAAATAATCCGGGCTGAAACGAGGGCCCGTTTACAGCAGATCCTTTTCATCACGGCAAAAATCAGAAGAGAAATTCAAGATTTTCCATAG